One Brachybacterium kimchii genomic window carries:
- a CDS encoding MDR family MFS transporter has protein sequence MTSTTSSAPSTRSGPRGGTEQAFTGLDRAGKLVFAGLMLGMLVASLSQTIVGPAMPRIVAELGGLDHYNWIATAAMLVSAVAVPIVGKLSDLYGRRWFYLAGLAVFMIGSILAGMSTNFWFLVFARAVQGLGMGTLMPLSQTIIGDIIPPRQRGKYQGLMGAVFGVSSVVGPLVGGSITDSFGWRWLFYLTLPIGILAFIFIFKFLHLEHTAKSGKVDMLGMITLTPALVVGLLATTWGGTSYEWSSPVIIGMYAVAAALLVAFVIIENKVAEPLLPMHMLARPIIALSVAASFAIAVAMFGAIIYIPVYAQGVLGVSATNSGAILIPLSVAMILTSIVVGILISKLGNYKVFLVAGGIVLVIGYYLLQSMQYGDSQWHLTLAMVVIGLGLGLCMQVYTLVVQNAVPQHELGVATSAVQFFRNMGSTIGTAVLGTVMSAQMATAIQDKISALPKQELAELAKMQASGGGVESSDLESSVLDPSKLEKLPDFLADAIRSGMGDAMHDVFLTAVPFVIAALLLSLFIKQLPLRDTLHVADEPGTTTGQFAAVGGSGPLAESSVHDEEEPEIASDAPAARGAETAPSAGSAQAGSAQAGPEESAESATPAAESEPAHHQTHRADGPPQHGRHAER, from the coding sequence TTGACCTCCACCACGTCATCCGCGCCCAGCACCCGCAGCGGGCCCCGCGGCGGAACCGAGCAGGCCTTCACCGGGCTCGACCGGGCCGGCAAGCTCGTCTTCGCCGGTCTCATGCTCGGCATGCTCGTCGCCTCCCTCTCCCAGACCATCGTCGGCCCGGCGATGCCCCGCATCGTCGCCGAGCTTGGCGGACTCGACCACTACAACTGGATCGCGACCGCCGCGATGCTGGTCTCCGCCGTCGCGGTCCCCATCGTCGGCAAGCTCTCCGACCTCTACGGGCGCCGCTGGTTCTACCTCGCGGGCCTCGCGGTCTTCATGATCGGCTCGATCCTCGCGGGCATGTCCACGAACTTCTGGTTCCTGGTCTTCGCCCGCGCCGTGCAGGGCCTGGGCATGGGCACGCTGATGCCGCTGTCGCAGACCATCATCGGCGACATCATCCCGCCCCGACAGCGCGGCAAGTACCAGGGCCTGATGGGCGCCGTGTTCGGCGTCTCCTCGGTGGTGGGCCCGCTCGTCGGCGGCTCGATCACCGACAGCTTCGGCTGGCGCTGGCTGTTCTACCTGACCCTGCCCATCGGCATCCTGGCCTTCATCTTCATCTTCAAGTTCCTGCACCTCGAGCACACCGCCAAGAGCGGCAAGGTCGACATGCTGGGCATGATCACGCTGACCCCGGCGCTCGTGGTGGGCCTGCTGGCGACCACCTGGGGCGGCACCTCCTACGAGTGGTCCTCCCCCGTGATCATCGGGATGTACGCGGTCGCGGCCGCGCTGCTCGTGGCCTTCGTGATCATCGAGAACAAGGTCGCCGAGCCGCTGCTGCCGATGCACATGCTGGCCCGCCCGATCATCGCCCTCTCGGTCGCCGCGTCCTTCGCGATCGCCGTGGCCATGTTCGGCGCGATCATCTACATCCCCGTCTACGCGCAGGGCGTCCTGGGGGTCTCCGCCACGAACTCCGGCGCGATCCTCATCCCGCTCTCCGTCGCGATGATCCTCACCTCGATCGTCGTCGGCATCCTGATCTCCAAGCTCGGCAACTACAAGGTCTTCCTGGTCGCCGGCGGGATCGTGCTGGTGATCGGCTACTACCTGCTGCAGAGCATGCAGTACGGCGACTCGCAGTGGCACCTCACGCTCGCCATGGTCGTGATCGGCCTGGGCCTGGGCCTGTGCATGCAGGTCTACACGCTCGTGGTCCAGAACGCCGTGCCGCAGCACGAGCTGGGCGTCGCCACCTCGGCCGTGCAGTTCTTCCGCAACATGGGCTCCACGATCGGCACCGCGGTGCTGGGCACCGTGATGAGCGCGCAGATGGCCACCGCCATCCAGGACAAGATCTCCGCACTGCCGAAGCAGGAACTCGCCGAGCTCGCGAAGATGCAGGCCAGCGGTGGCGGCGTCGAGTCCTCGGACCTCGAGAGCTCCGTGCTGGACCCCTCGAAGCTCGAGAAGCTGCCCGACTTCCTCGCCGACGCGATCCGCAGCGGCATGGGCGATGCGATGCACGACGTGTTCCTCACCGCGGTGCCCTTCGTGATCGCCGCACTGCTGCTCTCGCTGTTCATCAAGCAGCTGCCGCTGCGCGACACCCTCCACGTGGCCGACGAGCCCGGCACCACGACCGGCCAGTTCGCCGCGGTCGGCGGCTCGGGTCCGCTCGCGGAGTCCTCGGTCCACGACGAGGAGGAGCCGGAGATCGCGTCCGACGCACCGGCGGCACGGGGCGCCGAGACCGCGCCGAGCGCCGGGTCCGCGCAGGCCGGGTCCGCGCAGGCTGGTCCTGAGGAGTCCGCCGAGAGCGCGACGCCGGCCGCGGAGTCCGAGCCCGCGCATCACCAGACGCACCGCGCCGACGGCCCCCCGCAGCACGGTCGTCACGCCGAGCGCTGA
- a CDS encoding TetR/AcrR family transcriptional regulator, with the protein MSSAPDTEPGTSTGSIPSGDPRRGPELAPECGLRERKKRQARADMHRAALELVAEHGLDSVTVEMIAERAGISPRTFFNHWASKESAVLGLPVLGPDESWRALLTVSPEATPEQALREVLRQIIRTADADLGLRELKKRVLHREPSLHAVSAGRTAHMQSALIAAFERRVRVGPLTQEQAEELIGEDVESFAGGAAEDPQLYERAVIAVQLGFAVSRSAFSLSMARGTTVLEEFDHVSHVVGTRRIAS; encoded by the coding sequence GTGAGCAGCGCGCCAGACACCGAGCCGGGCACCAGCACCGGCTCCATCCCCTCAGGAGACCCGCGGCGAGGCCCGGAGCTCGCCCCCGAATGCGGGCTGCGCGAGCGCAAGAAGCGCCAGGCGCGCGCCGACATGCACCGCGCCGCCCTCGAGCTCGTCGCCGAGCACGGTCTGGACAGCGTCACCGTCGAGATGATCGCCGAGCGCGCGGGGATCTCGCCCCGCACCTTCTTCAACCACTGGGCGTCGAAGGAGTCCGCGGTCCTGGGTCTGCCGGTCCTCGGCCCCGACGAGTCGTGGCGCGCCCTGCTGACGGTGAGCCCCGAGGCGACGCCGGAGCAGGCGCTGCGCGAGGTGCTGCGGCAGATCATCCGCACGGCCGATGCGGACCTCGGGCTGCGCGAGCTGAAGAAGCGCGTGCTGCACCGCGAACCGAGCCTCCACGCGGTGAGCGCGGGGCGCACGGCGCACATGCAGTCGGCGCTGATCGCCGCCTTCGAGCGCCGCGTGCGCGTCGGCCCGCTCACGCAGGAGCAGGCGGAGGAGCTCATCGGCGAGGACGTGGAGAGCTTCGCGGGCGGCGCCGCGGAGGACCCGCAGCTCTACGAGCGCGCGGTCATCGCGGTGCAGCTCGGATTCGCCGTCTCCCGCAGCGCGTTCTCCCTGTCGATGGCACGGGGCACGACGGTCCTCGAGGAGTTCGACCACGTCTCGCACGTGGTGGGGACCCGCCGCATCGCGAGCTGA
- a CDS encoding acyltransferase domain-containing protein yields the protein MTRTDAHPSVPGRSESDAERGALPEGYLPTGVAATGALTEDEVTRALTADDRDALLERLGITDQDHEELSALIPRALAVPEVLAAITRTAHLLRASAGLDAPAAPLADLAEAHNALQQPLAPGEGLIAILAHVVSTDTVRTWHARRRLSEAQSWHVLSDLGQQMRVHRASSHGRLGLHQVSWTAMNWCGRLVHLGRLQFDLHRSAADGRWIIGVHIPATGPLDPADVEASFEAASAYFPEAYPDLVAAAPAGAAAFGREFECHSWLMNRVLVDSLGTDSNIGAFVDRFEILENSRDDDGAAFFVFSARPPYDPAALPRRSRLEREVGGRLADGRGWESGRGHLVR from the coding sequence GTGACCCGCACCGATGCGCACCCCTCCGTCCCCGGCCGCTCCGAGTCCGACGCCGAGCGCGGAGCCCTGCCCGAGGGATACCTGCCGACGGGCGTCGCCGCGACCGGCGCACTCACCGAGGACGAGGTCACCCGTGCACTCACCGCGGACGACCGTGACGCCCTGCTCGAGCGCCTGGGCATCACCGACCAGGACCACGAGGAGCTCTCGGCGCTGATCCCCCGCGCCCTCGCGGTGCCCGAGGTCCTCGCCGCGATCACCCGCACCGCGCACCTGCTGCGCGCGTCGGCCGGTCTCGACGCGCCCGCCGCACCGCTCGCGGACCTCGCCGAGGCGCACAACGCCCTCCAGCAGCCGCTCGCCCCCGGCGAGGGGCTCATCGCGATCCTCGCCCACGTGGTCTCCACCGACACGGTGCGCACCTGGCACGCCCGGCGCAGGCTCTCGGAGGCGCAGTCCTGGCATGTGCTCTCCGACCTCGGCCAGCAGATGCGCGTGCACCGGGCCAGCAGCCACGGTCGACTGGGCCTGCATCAGGTCTCCTGGACCGCGATGAACTGGTGCGGCAGGCTCGTCCATCTCGGGCGCCTGCAGTTCGATCTGCATCGCTCGGCGGCCGACGGCCGATGGATCATCGGCGTGCACATCCCGGCGACCGGTCCCCTGGACCCCGCCGACGTCGAGGCGAGCTTCGAGGCCGCGAGCGCGTACTTCCCGGAGGCCTATCCCGATCTCGTCGCCGCCGCGCCCGCGGGCGCCGCCGCCTTCGGCCGCGAGTTCGAATGCCATTCGTGGCTCATGAACCGGGTGCTCGTGGACTCCCTGGGCACGGACTCGAACATCGGCGCCTTCGTGGACCGCTTCGAGATCCTCGAGAACAGCCGCGACGACGACGGCGCCGCGTTCTTCGTGTTCAGCGCGCGCCCTCCGTACGATCCCGCGGCGCTGCCGCGACGGAGCCGGCTCGAGCGCGAGGTCGGCGGGCGTCTGGCCGACGGACGGGGCTGGGAGTCGGGGCGCGGACACCTGGTCCGTTGA
- a CDS encoding helicase HerA-like domain-containing protein codes for MTDESATTPAPDPAAASDAPAAALDEKATAVRDAYDFEGTQIHLGVLVRDGEPDPQVPVNLALGMLNRHGLIAGATGTGKTKTLQVIAEQIAAAGTPVFVADMKGDLSGIAVPGTASEKLSARAAARGQEWTSRAGTSEILTLGGQGTGIPIRTTVSDFGPVLMSKTLGLNDTQESSLGLIFHYADTKGLGLLDLKDLRALIQFLTADDEGKQELKGIGGVSAATAGVILRELTEFENSGADVFFGEPAFDTQDLLRTASDGTGIISCLELPDVATRPTLFSTFMMWLLADLYQDLPEVGDADKPKLVFFFDEAHLLFKDASKAFLEQVVQTVRLIRSKGVGIFFITQTPKDVPGDVLAQLGNRVQHALRAYTPDDAKALKATASTFPTSDYDLVEVIPSLRTGEAVVTVMSEDGAPTPVAVTAVRAPESSMDPAPKEELEKIVAASPLVPYTEVVDRESAYEILGKRDEQAAQAGAQGTAAGGQGAGPAPAPSAPAGQGTTAEKPSKDGKHDGKQSGKKDEGFMGNPAVKSFIRSAGTVLGREITRSLFGTRRRR; via the coding sequence ATGACCGACGAGTCCGCGACCACCCCCGCCCCCGATCCCGCAGCCGCGTCGGACGCGCCGGCCGCTGCGCTCGACGAGAAGGCGACCGCTGTGCGCGACGCCTACGACTTCGAGGGCACGCAGATCCACCTGGGCGTTCTCGTGAGGGACGGCGAGCCCGATCCGCAGGTGCCCGTGAACCTCGCGCTGGGCATGCTCAACCGCCACGGCCTCATCGCCGGCGCGACCGGCACAGGCAAGACCAAGACCTTGCAGGTCATCGCCGAGCAGATCGCCGCCGCGGGCACCCCGGTGTTCGTCGCGGACATGAAGGGCGACCTCTCGGGCATCGCGGTCCCGGGCACGGCGAGCGAGAAGCTCAGCGCGCGCGCCGCCGCCCGCGGCCAGGAGTGGACCTCCCGCGCGGGGACCTCGGAGATCCTCACCCTCGGCGGGCAGGGGACGGGCATCCCCATCCGCACCACCGTGAGCGACTTCGGGCCCGTGCTGATGTCCAAGACCCTGGGCCTGAACGACACCCAGGAGTCCTCGCTCGGGCTCATCTTCCACTACGCGGACACCAAGGGCCTGGGCCTGCTCGACCTCAAGGACCTGCGCGCGCTCATCCAGTTCCTCACGGCCGACGACGAGGGCAAGCAGGAGCTCAAGGGCATCGGCGGCGTCTCCGCCGCGACCGCCGGGGTGATCCTGCGCGAGCTCACCGAGTTCGAGAACTCCGGGGCCGACGTCTTCTTCGGCGAGCCCGCCTTCGACACCCAGGACCTGCTGCGCACCGCCTCCGACGGCACCGGCATCATCTCCTGCCTCGAGCTGCCCGACGTGGCCACCCGCCCCACCCTGTTCTCGACGTTCATGATGTGGCTGCTCGCGGACCTCTACCAGGATCTCCCCGAGGTCGGGGACGCGGACAAGCCCAAGCTAGTGTTCTTCTTCGACGAGGCGCACCTGCTGTTCAAGGACGCCTCGAAGGCCTTCCTCGAGCAGGTCGTCCAGACCGTCCGCCTCATCCGCTCCAAGGGCGTGGGCATCTTCTTCATCACCCAGACCCCGAAGGACGTGCCCGGGGACGTCCTCGCGCAGCTCGGCAACCGCGTCCAGCACGCCCTGCGCGCCTATACGCCGGACGATGCGAAGGCCCTCAAGGCGACGGCCTCCACCTTCCCGACCAGCGACTACGACCTCGTCGAGGTCATCCCCTCGCTGAGGACAGGCGAGGCCGTGGTGACCGTGATGAGCGAGGACGGTGCGCCGACACCGGTGGCCGTCACCGCGGTGCGCGCGCCCGAGTCCTCGATGGATCCGGCGCCGAAGGAGGAGCTCGAGAAGATCGTCGCCGCCTCCCCGCTCGTGCCCTACACCGAGGTCGTCGACCGCGAGTCGGCCTACGAGATCCTCGGCAAGCGCGACGAGCAGGCGGCCCAGGCCGGGGCGCAGGGCACTGCGGCCGGCGGCCAGGGCGCGGGTCCCGCGCCAGCACCGTCGGCCCCCGCGGGACAGGGGACGACGGCGGAGAAGCCGTCGAAGGACGGGAAGCACGACGGGAAGCAGAGCGGGAAGAAGGACGAGGGCTTCATGGGCAACCCCGCGGTGAAGTCCTTCATCCGCTCGGCCGGGACGGTGCTCGGCCGCGAGATCACTCGGTCGCTGTTCGGGACCCGCCGCCGGCGCTGA
- a CDS encoding C39 family peptidase, whose protein sequence is MLDRRTLLHRAGLSALALSGIAAAAPVASAATSKNLPTTWQQQETVYWCGPTAVAVALSALGDAPSPAALADELGTTQAGTNFGAVSPVLTAHSPGAAYRDQWMESTTASEADADLLWERATANVDDGFATVLNWWVMPGEYPDWGGNTGEIFHFVAVDGYDPDERTLRIADPAGTTLSADLPQHHQLPVQQVATYCAGRGYFW, encoded by the coding sequence ATGCTCGATCGACGAACCCTTCTGCACCGCGCCGGGCTCAGCGCCCTCGCCCTCTCCGGCATCGCCGCCGCAGCTCCCGTCGCCTCCGCCGCGACCTCGAAGAACCTGCCCACGACCTGGCAGCAGCAGGAGACGGTCTACTGGTGCGGGCCGACGGCCGTGGCCGTCGCCCTGAGCGCTCTCGGGGACGCGCCCTCCCCCGCCGCCCTCGCCGACGAGCTCGGCACCACGCAGGCGGGCACGAACTTCGGCGCGGTCTCCCCGGTCCTGACCGCGCACTCCCCCGGCGCCGCCTACCGCGACCAGTGGATGGAGTCCACCACGGCCAGCGAGGCCGATGCCGATCTGCTGTGGGAGCGCGCGACAGCGAACGTCGACGACGGCTTCGCGACCGTGCTCAACTGGTGGGTGATGCCCGGCGAATACCCCGATTGGGGCGGGAACACCGGCGAGATCTTCCACTTCGTCGCCGTCGACGGCTACGACCCCGACGAGCGCACCCTGAGGATCGCCGACCCCGCGGGCACGACCCTCTCCGCCGACCTCCCGCAGCACCACCAGCTGCCCGTGCAGCAGGTCGCGACCTACTGCGCGGGCAGGGGCTACTTCTGGTGA
- a CDS encoding phosphoglyceromutase gives MTYTLVLLRHGESEWNAKNLFTGWVDVPLSESGKAEATAGGELLAREGVLPDVVHTSLLRRAIMTANLSLDAADRHWIPVRRDWRLNERHYGALQGLDKAEIREKYGEEQFMAWRRSYDVPPPEIEFGTEFSQDQDPRYADLGDQLPHTECLKDVVERFLPYWEEGIKPDLRDGRTVLVAAHGNSLRALVKHLDGISDEEIAGLNIPTGQPLVYELDESFRPVEKGGRYLDPVAAKAAAEAVANQGKK, from the coding sequence ATGACCTACACACTCGTGCTGCTCCGCCACGGCGAGAGCGAATGGAACGCGAAGAACCTGTTCACCGGCTGGGTCGACGTGCCCCTGTCGGAGTCCGGAAAGGCCGAGGCGACCGCCGGCGGCGAGCTGCTGGCCCGCGAGGGCGTGCTGCCCGACGTCGTCCACACCTCGCTGCTGCGTCGCGCGATCATGACCGCGAACCTGTCGCTGGACGCGGCCGACCGCCACTGGATCCCGGTGCGCCGCGACTGGCGGCTGAACGAGCGCCACTACGGCGCGCTGCAGGGTCTGGACAAGGCGGAGATCCGCGAGAAGTACGGCGAGGAGCAGTTCATGGCATGGCGCCGCTCCTACGACGTGCCGCCGCCCGAGATCGAGTTCGGCACCGAGTTCAGCCAGGACCAGGACCCCCGTTACGCGGACCTGGGCGACCAGCTCCCCCACACCGAGTGCCTCAAGGACGTCGTCGAGCGCTTCCTGCCGTACTGGGAGGAGGGCATCAAGCCCGATCTGCGCGACGGGAGGACGGTCCTGGTGGCCGCCCACGGCAACTCGCTGCGCGCCCTGGTCAAGCACCTCGACGGCATCAGCGACGAGGAGATCGCGGGGCTGAACATCCCCACCGGTCAGCCGCTGGTCTACGAGCTCGACGAGAGCTTCCGGCCCGTCGAGAAGGGCGGACGCTACCTCGACCCGGTCGCCGCGAAGGCCGCCGCCGAGGCCGTCGCCAACCAGGGCAAGAAGTGA
- the betT gene encoding choline BCCT transporter BetT, whose amino-acid sequence MHEADDQHLEPGAPTRAAAERRASERRAAEAARQEKRPPSTSEEMHRGQSDLEPSGGIRVNRIVLGVSSAVILAFSLWAIVRPGGAQSVLEGTVGWISTNLGWFYVLTVTVVIGFVIWVALSKQGTVRLGPDHSRPQYSLFTWVAMLFAAGVGIDMLFFSVTGPVTQYYAPPTLEAESAEAARDAVVWTIFHYGVAGWSMYSLLGMAMGYFAYRWGMPLSIRAVLYPLFGKRVRGATGHVIDIVTLVGTVFGVATSMGIGVVLLNIGLEHLLGLPSGLAVQIALVAIAVVMTIAACTSGVDKGIRLISELNIWVAGAMLLYIIVTGRTAFLLSAIVENIGRFVTSLPGRTMETMAYEPGGSDWMAGWTLFFWAFWLAWGPFVGLFLARISRGRTLREFVIAAITAPVLCDLLIVSVFGNSAMAEVLDGNDAFGKLAMSSPEEGWYALLEMFPGAAFLIGLATLSGLLFYLTSANSGAMVMSNFSSSIRDPGEDGPKWLRIYWAVLTAVLTVAMLIAGGVTTMEYATLIFALPVTIIAYLVMFSFTKVLRMEAAERAGWARLRSAGQRRSGSGRSWRQRMASIRTYPGRDQVAAFADTVVGPALEEVAAEFRSSGTEAEVSRTEEPLTGVDEFVLTVPMGQERDFLYRAASVQAPVPQIGSKASRGEQRYWRLEVFSQTGSAGYDLMGMNEQQVIGDVLDCYEAHLAFLQLSHENDGLSAIAPLGAGEAGETQESVAGEPAPPMVR is encoded by the coding sequence GTGCACGAAGCCGACGACCAGCATCTCGAACCCGGCGCCCCGACCCGGGCCGCCGCCGAGCGGCGGGCTTCCGAGCGGCGGGCAGCCGAGGCCGCGCGCCAGGAGAAGCGCCCGCCCTCGACGAGCGAGGAGATGCACCGCGGTCAGTCGGACCTCGAGCCCTCCGGCGGCATCCGCGTGAACCGGATCGTCCTCGGTGTCTCCTCCGCCGTGATCCTCGCCTTCTCCCTGTGGGCGATCGTCAGGCCTGGCGGCGCCCAGAGCGTGCTCGAGGGGACCGTCGGCTGGATCTCGACGAACCTGGGCTGGTTCTACGTGCTCACCGTGACGGTCGTGATCGGCTTCGTGATCTGGGTGGCGCTGTCGAAGCAGGGCACCGTGCGACTCGGCCCCGACCACTCGCGCCCGCAGTACAGCCTGTTCACGTGGGTCGCCATGCTGTTCGCCGCGGGCGTCGGCATCGACATGCTGTTCTTCTCGGTGACCGGCCCGGTCACCCAGTACTACGCGCCGCCGACCCTCGAGGCCGAGAGCGCCGAGGCCGCCCGCGACGCGGTGGTCTGGACGATCTTCCACTACGGGGTCGCCGGCTGGTCGATGTACTCCCTGCTGGGCATGGCCATGGGCTACTTCGCCTACCGGTGGGGGATGCCGCTGAGCATCCGCGCGGTCCTCTACCCGCTCTTCGGCAAGCGCGTGCGCGGCGCCACCGGCCACGTGATCGACATCGTCACCCTCGTGGGCACCGTCTTCGGGGTCGCCACCTCGATGGGCATCGGCGTGGTCCTGCTGAACATCGGCCTCGAGCACCTGCTGGGCCTGCCCTCCGGGCTCGCCGTCCAGATCGCGCTCGTCGCGATCGCCGTGGTGATGACGATCGCCGCCTGCACCTCGGGCGTGGACAAGGGCATCCGCCTGATCTCGGAGCTGAACATCTGGGTCGCCGGCGCGATGCTGCTCTACATCATCGTCACCGGCCGCACCGCGTTCCTGCTCTCCGCGATCGTCGAGAACATCGGCCGCTTCGTCACCAGCCTGCCGGGCCGCACCATGGAGACCATGGCCTACGAGCCCGGCGGTTCGGACTGGATGGCCGGATGGACCCTGTTCTTCTGGGCGTTCTGGCTCGCGTGGGGGCCGTTCGTGGGCCTGTTCCTCGCGCGCATCTCGCGCGGTAGGACCCTGCGCGAGTTCGTGATCGCCGCGATCACCGCCCCGGTGCTGTGCGACCTCCTCATCGTCTCGGTATTCGGCAACTCCGCGATGGCCGAGGTGCTCGACGGCAACGACGCCTTCGGGAAGCTCGCGATGTCGAGTCCCGAGGAGGGCTGGTACGCCCTGCTGGAGATGTTCCCCGGCGCCGCCTTCCTCATCGGGCTCGCGACCCTCTCCGGCCTGCTGTTCTACCTGACCAGCGCGAACTCGGGGGCGATGGTCATGTCGAACTTCTCCTCGAGCATCCGTGATCCCGGCGAGGACGGGCCGAAGTGGCTACGCATCTACTGGGCGGTGCTCACGGCCGTGCTCACGGTCGCGATGCTCATCGCCGGCGGCGTCACCACGATGGAGTACGCGACGCTGATCTTCGCGCTGCCGGTGACGATCATCGCCTACCTGGTGATGTTCTCCTTCACCAAGGTGCTGCGCATGGAGGCCGCCGAGCGCGCGGGCTGGGCGCGGCTGCGCTCGGCCGGCCAGCGCCGTTCGGGCTCCGGTCGTTCGTGGCGACAGCGGATGGCGTCGATCCGCACCTATCCCGGCAGGGACCAGGTCGCGGCCTTCGCGGACACGGTCGTCGGCCCCGCCCTCGAGGAGGTCGCCGCCGAGTTCCGCTCCTCCGGCACCGAGGCGGAGGTCTCGCGCACCGAGGAGCCCCTCACCGGGGTCGACGAGTTCGTGCTCACAGTCCCGATGGGCCAGGAGCGCGACTTCCTCTACCGCGCTGCGTCGGTGCAGGCCCCGGTGCCGCAGATCGGGTCGAAGGCCTCCCGCGGCGAGCAGCGCTACTGGCGGCTCGAGGTGTTCTCCCAGACCGGCTCCGCGGGCTACGACCTCATGGGCATGAACGAGCAGCAGGTGATCGGCGACGTCCTCGACTGCTATGAGGCGCACCTGGCGTTCCTGCAGCTCAGCCACGAGAACGACGGCCTCTCGGCGATCGCTCCGCTCGGTGCGGGCGAGGCCGGCGAGACGCAGGAGTCCGTGGCCGGGGAGCCGGCGCCGCCGATGGTGCGCTGA
- the dtd gene encoding D-aminoacyl-tRNA deacylase, protein MRAVLQRVDGASVEVEGPEGREMTGAVAGEGLLALVGVTHGDGPEQVAVLARKICELRILDGERSVLDAGAQVLVVSQFTLYGDARKGRRPSWSKAAPGEVAEPLVDDLVAEIRARGIEVSTGRFGAHMRVSLTNDGPFTVLLEA, encoded by the coding sequence ATGCGAGCAGTGCTGCAGAGGGTCGACGGCGCGAGCGTCGAGGTGGAGGGTCCCGAGGGACGCGAGATGACGGGTGCCGTCGCGGGCGAGGGGCTGCTCGCCCTGGTCGGCGTCACCCACGGGGACGGGCCCGAGCAGGTCGCCGTGCTCGCCCGGAAGATCTGCGAGCTGCGGATCCTCGACGGCGAGCGCTCGGTGCTCGACGCGGGCGCACAGGTGCTCGTGGTCTCCCAGTTCACGCTCTATGGCGACGCCCGCAAGGGACGCCGGCCGTCCTGGTCGAAGGCCGCTCCCGGCGAGGTCGCCGAGCCACTCGTCGACGACCTCGTGGCGGAGATCCGCGCGCGCGGCATCGAGGTCTCGACCGGCCGCTTCGGCGCGCACATGCGGGTCTCGCTCACGAACGACGGCCCCTTCACGGTCCTCCTCGAGGCCTGA